In Populus trichocarpa isolate Nisqually-1 chromosome 7, P.trichocarpa_v4.1, whole genome shotgun sequence, the following proteins share a genomic window:
- the LOC7491786 gene encoding peroxidase 3, producing the protein MRGFRYFGMMFFCLLVFMGSTEAQLQMGFYSSSCPNAERIAQDYVNRHIHNAPSLAAAIIRMHFHDCFVRGCDASVLLNTTSSNNQTEKVATPNLTLRGFDFIDKVKSLLEAACPAVVSCADIVALVARDAVVATGGPFWRVPTGRRDGTISRSSEALNNIPPPTSNFTNLQRLFANQGLDLKDLVLLSGAHTIGISHCSSFSNRLYNFTGVGDQDPALDSEYAANLKARKCRSLNDNTTIVEMDPGSFRTFDLSYYSLLLKRRGLFQSDSALTTNSATLSFVNQLLQGPLQNFFAEFANSMEKMGRINVKTGTTGEIRKHCAVVNS; encoded by the exons ATGAGGGGGTTTCGTTATTTTGGGATGATGTTCTTTTGTCTTTTGGTATTTATGGGATCAACTGAAGCTCAATTGCAGATGGGTTTTTATTCTAGTAGCTGCCCAAATGCTGAGAGGATTGCGCAAGACTATGTTAACAGGCATATCCATAATGCTCCATCACTGGCAGCAGCTATCATAAGAATGCATTTCCATGATTGTTTTGTTAGG ggtTGTGATGCATCTGTGCTTTTGAACACAACTTCAAGcaataaccaaactgaaaaggTGGCAACTCCAAATTTGACACTGAGAGGCTTTGATTTCATTGACAAAGTTAAGAGCCTATTAGAAGCGGCCTGCCCTGCTGTAGTCTCCTGTGCTGACATTGTTGCTTTGGTTGCAAGGGATGCTGTTGTAGCCACT GGTGGTCCATTCTGGAGAGTTCCAACGGGACGAAGAGACGGGACAATTTCAAGATCCTCGGAGGCCTTGAACAATATCCCGCCTCCAACAAGCAACTTCACCAATCTACAGAGACTTTTTGCTAACCAAGGACTGGACTTGAAAGACTTAGTCTTGCTATCAG GTGCTCACACAATTGGGATATCACATTGTTCATCATTTTCAAACCGCCTTTACAATTTCACTGGAGTAGGTGATCAGGACCCAGCTCTAGATAGCGAATACGCTGCCAATCTCAAGGCAAGGAAGTGCAGAAGTCTTAATGACAATACCACTATAGTAGAAATGGACCCTGGAAGTTTCAGGACATTTGATCTTAGCTACTACAGTCTTTTACTCAAAAGACGGGGTCTGTTCCAATCTGATTCTGCCTTAACCACAAACTCCGCTACATTGTCTTTCGTCAACCAGCTACTCCAAGGTCCACTTCAGAATTTCTTTGCGGAATTCGCAAATTCCATGGAGAAAATGGGCAGAATCAATGTTAAGACCGGCACAACTGGAGAAATTAGAAAGCACTGTGCAGTTGTGAATAGCTAA
- the LOC7486040 gene encoding peroxidase 56-like translates to MAIQKLFAVCFLQLVFAFLLAGLTNAGGLQLGFYQRACPDAELIVHQTLYRYVSRDRTLAAPLLRMHFHDCFIRGCDGSVLLSSTEKNQAEKDAIPNKTLRGFNVIDAVKSALEKNCPGVVSCSDVLALVARDAVLMIGGPHWDVPTGRRDGRVSIANEALFNLPSPFANITVLKQQFAATGLSVKDLAVLSGGHTIGIGHCTIISNRLYNFTGKGDTDPSLDPRYAAQLKKKCKPGNSNTVVEMDPGSFKTFDEDYYNIVAKRRGLFRSDAALLDDAETRDYVKFQSRTQGSTFAQDFAESMVKMGYIGVLTGEQGEIRKRCAVVN, encoded by the exons ATGGCTATTCAAAAGCTTTTCGCGGTCTGCTTTCTTCAACTCGTTTTCGCCTTTTTGCTTGCAGGCCTCACTAATGCAGGGGGGCTGCAACTCGGATTCTACCAGAGAGCATGTCCTGATGCAGAGCTTATAGTCCATCAAACTCTTTATCGTTACGTCTCTAGGGACCGAACCCTTGCTGCTCCTCTGCTACGAATGCATTTCCATGATTGCTTTATCAGG GGATGTGATGGCTCTGTGCTCCTAAGTTCTACAGAGAAAAATCAAGCTGAGAAAGACGCGATCCCGAATAAAACCTTAAGAGGATTCAATGTCATTGATGCTGTAAAATCTGCACTGGAGAAGAATTGTCCTGGTGTGGTTTCCTGTTCTGATGTCTTGGCCCTGGTGGCTCGTGACGCAGTCCTAATG ATTGGCGGACCACATTGGGATGTCCCCACGGGACGCAGAGACGGAAGAGTGTCGATTGCCAATGAGGCTTTATTCAATCTACCATCTCCTTTCGCCAACATAACTGTCCTGAAACAACAATTTGCTGCAACGGGTTTAAGTGTAAAGGACCTTGCAGTTTTATCAG GAGGACACACCATAGGAATTGGACACTGTACCATAATCTCGAACAGGTTGTACAATTTCACAGGCAAAGGTGATACTGACCCTTCATTGGACCCAAGGTACGCTGCTCAACTGAAGAAAAAATGTAAGCCTGGAAACTCCAACACAGTCGTTGAGATGGACCCTGGGAGCTTCAAAACTTTCGACGAAGATTACTACAACATTGTAGCTAAAAGAAGAGGGCTATTCCGATCTGATGCAGCTCTTCTTGACGATGCTGAAACAAGAGACTACGTCAAGTTTCAGTCAAGGACACAAGGATCCACCTTTGCACAAGATTTTGCTGAATCCATGGTGAAAATGGGCTACATTGGAGTCCTGACCGGCGAACAAGGTGAAATCAGGAAACGTTGTGCTGTTGTGAACTAG
- the LOC127905569 gene encoding peroxidase 56-like yields the protein MAIQKLFAVCFLQLVFAFLLAGLTNAGGLQLGFYQRACPDAELIVHQTLYRYVSRDRTLAAPLLRMHFHDCFIRGCEGSVLLSSTKNNQAEKDAIPNKTLRGFNVIDAVKSALEKKCPGVVSCADILALVARDAVLMIGGPRWDVPTGRRDGRVSIANEALFNLPSPFANITVLKQQFAATGLSVKDLAVLSGGHTIGIGHCTIISNRLYNFTGKGDTDPSLDPRYAAQLKNKCKPGNSNTVVEMDPGSFKSFDEDYYNIVAKRRGLFRSDAALLDDAETRGYVKFQSMTQGSTFAQDFAESMVKMGYIGVLTGEQGEIRKHCAVVN from the exons ATGGCTATTCAAAAGCTTTTCGCGGTCTGCTTTCTTCAACTCGTTTTCGCCTTTTTGCTTGCAGGCCTCACTAATGCAGGGGGGCTGCAACTCGGATTCTACCAGAGAGCATGTCCTGATGCAGAGCTTATAGTCCATCAAACTCTTTATCGTTACGTCTCTAGGGACCGAACCCTTGCTGCTCCTCTGCTACGAATGCATTTCCATGATTGCTTTATCAGG GGATGTGAGGGTTCTGTGCTCCTAAGTTCTACAAAGAATAATCAAGCTGAGAAAGACGCCATCCCAAATAAAACCTTAAGAGGGTTCAATGTCATTGATGCTGTAAAATCAGCACTAGAAAAGAAGTGTCCTGGTGTGGTTTCCTGTGCCGATATCTTGGCCTTGGTTGCTCGTGACGCGGTTCTAATG ATTGGCGGACCACGTTGGGATGTTCCCACAGGACGCAGAGACGGAAGGGTGTCGATTGCCAACGAGGCTTTATTCAATTTACCATCTCCTTTTGCCAACATAACTGTCCTGAAACAACAATTTGCTGCAACGGGTTTAAGTGTAAAGGACCTTGCAGTTTTATCAG GAGGACACACCATAGGAATTGGACACTGTACCATAATCTCGAACAGGTTGTACAATTTCACAGGCAAGGGAGATACTGACCCTTCATTGGACCCAAGATACGCTGCTCAACTGAAGAATAAATGTAAGCCTGGAAACTCCAACACAGTCGTTGAGATGGACCCTGGTAGCTTCAAGTCTTTCGACGAAGATTACTACAACATTGTAGCTAAAAGAAGAGGGCTATTCCGATCTGATGCAGCTCTTCTTGACGATGCTGAAACAAGAGGCTATGTCAAATTTCAGTCAATGACACAGGGATCCACTTTTGCACAAGATTTTGCTGAATCCATGGTGAAAATGGGTTACATTGGAGTCCTGACCGGCGAACAAGGCGAAATCAGGAAACATTGTGCTGTTGTGAATTAA